In Arthrobacter alpinus, a single window of DNA contains:
- a CDS encoding MFS transporter: MSQISSTPSKKSPSPRAAVAVLAFVGIVASLMQTIVVPLIPQLPALLHTSATNTSWIITATLLAGAIVTPIAGRLGDIFGKRRVLVISLVLLVAGSIICALTSSLGMMLAGRILQGLAMGVIPLGISILRDELPREKVGSAVATISATMGVGGAIGLPISALIAQNADWHVLFWAAAGLAVLALLLVLVVLPESALRTPARFDGVGAAGLAAGLVALLLPITKGADWGWGSPLTLGLFAAAVVILVLWGIFELRVSAPLVDLRVSARPQVLFTNFASIAVGFAMYAMSLAFPQLLMAPTATGYGLGLSMVQAGLAMAPGGLVMMALSPVSARLSARRGPKVTLIAGAVVIGTGYVLAFFLTDAVWQVIAAGMIIGAGIGLAYAAMPALIMGAVPLKETGAANGLNSLMRAVGTSTSAAVMGVVLANMTMSIGPATVPTLAGFHTTFLIAILAAVVAVVLAALIPRKKNATEEAPSAPQVLVDAHH, translated from the coding sequence GTGAGCCAAATCAGTTCAACACCCAGCAAGAAATCCCCTTCCCCACGCGCCGCCGTCGCAGTCTTGGCGTTCGTGGGCATTGTCGCCTCACTCATGCAGACCATCGTGGTGCCGCTCATCCCCCAGCTGCCGGCGCTCCTGCACACCTCCGCCACAAACACGTCGTGGATCATCACCGCAACCCTGCTGGCCGGAGCGATTGTCACGCCCATTGCCGGCCGCCTGGGCGACATCTTCGGCAAGCGGCGCGTACTGGTCATCTCACTGGTGCTACTCGTGGCCGGTTCCATCATCTGCGCCCTCACCAGCTCCCTGGGCATGATGCTGGCTGGCCGAATCCTGCAGGGGTTGGCCATGGGTGTGATCCCGTTGGGAATCAGCATTCTGCGCGATGAACTGCCTCGTGAAAAAGTTGGCTCGGCCGTCGCCACCATCAGCGCCACGATGGGTGTTGGCGGCGCCATCGGTCTGCCGATCTCGGCCCTGATTGCACAGAACGCCGATTGGCATGTCTTGTTCTGGGCCGCCGCCGGTTTGGCCGTTCTGGCCTTGCTGTTGGTTCTCGTTGTGCTTCCGGAGTCCGCCTTGCGCACGCCGGCGAGGTTCGACGGCGTGGGTGCAGCAGGTCTGGCCGCTGGACTCGTGGCCTTGCTGCTGCCGATCACCAAGGGTGCAGACTGGGGCTGGGGAAGCCCTCTGACGCTGGGCCTGTTTGCAGCCGCCGTGGTCATCTTGGTTCTGTGGGGCATCTTTGAGCTGCGCGTCTCCGCTCCCTTGGTTGACCTGCGCGTCTCTGCCCGCCCCCAGGTGCTCTTCACAAACTTCGCCTCGATCGCCGTCGGCTTCGCCATGTACGCCATGAGTCTGGCCTTCCCGCAGCTGCTCATGGCTCCTACCGCCACCGGATACGGACTCGGCCTGTCCATGGTTCAAGCCGGCTTGGCCATGGCCCCGGGTGGTCTGGTCATGATGGCACTCTCACCCGTCTCGGCACGCTTGTCAGCCCGCCGAGGCCCCAAGGTGACCTTGATCGCCGGCGCGGTTGTGATTGGCACCGGTTACGTCCTTGCGTTCTTCCTGACGGACGCCGTGTGGCAGGTCATCGCTGCCGGCATGATCATCGGAGCAGGCATCGGCTTGGCTTATGCCGCCATGCCCGCCCTGATTATGGGAGCCGTCCCACTGAAGGAAACAGGTGCCGCCAACGGCTTGAACTCACTCATGCGCGCCGTGGGCACCTCCACCTCGGCCGCCGTGATGGGCGTGGTCCTGGCCAACATGACCATGTCGATCGGACCGGCAACTGTGCCAACCCTGGCCGGTTTCCACACCACATTCCTGATTGCCATCCTCGCAGCGGTTGTGGCCGTTGTGCTGGCTGCACTCATTCCACGCAAGAAGAACGCCACCGAGGAGGCGCCGAGCGCGCCTCAAGTGCTGGTCGACGCCCACCACTAA
- a CDS encoding YdeI/OmpD-associated family protein — MAELPELLLPDSAAWREWLVRNHESSPGVRLVLHKKGGNVTELNYAAALDEALCFGWIDGVAGKRDDGSHLRRFTPRTRTSKWSRINTGHYERLVAAGLMQPAGTAVADAAKADGRWEIAYSGQADAQVPDDLAEAISASPRAQAMFDVLTSVNRYALIYRTNSVKTPAVRASKIAGFVQMLEAGETPYPQKNRP; from the coding sequence ATGGCTGAACTTCCTGAACTCCTGCTCCCCGACTCTGCTGCCTGGCGCGAATGGCTGGTGCGCAACCACGAGTCCAGCCCTGGTGTGCGGCTGGTGCTGCACAAGAAGGGCGGGAATGTGACGGAGCTGAACTACGCTGCTGCACTGGACGAGGCACTGTGCTTCGGTTGGATTGACGGAGTGGCCGGCAAGCGCGACGACGGCAGTCACCTGCGCCGGTTCACGCCACGGACGCGGACCAGCAAATGGTCAAGAATCAACACCGGGCACTATGAGCGGCTGGTCGCGGCGGGGCTCATGCAGCCGGCAGGGACGGCAGTAGCGGATGCAGCGAAGGCCGACGGTCGATGGGAGATTGCCTACTCCGGGCAGGCGGATGCCCAAGTCCCCGATGATCTTGCCGAGGCGATTTCTGCCAGTCCACGGGCGCAGGCGATGTTTGACGTGCTCACCTCGGTCAACCGCTATGCCTTGATTTACCGCACCAACTCGGTCAAGACCCCGGCCGTCAGGGCGTCAAAGATCGCCGGATTCGTGCAGATGCTCGAGGCCGGCGAGACACCGTATCCGCAAAAAAACCGTCCGTAA
- a CDS encoding SRPBCC family protein, producing the protein MATTQLSVLVNADAEQLWLMLREPGRLAQWHGWEMEGLDDEIQQIYYSNVTEHPDHLRLDLEMGDVFTLEPRPDGTLLTLTRGEATGEWAKYDDDITEGWTMFLQQLKFAVEHHPRTPRRTIYVDGTSSAHTNLWDALGIDTGWLPDPGEPYELTLNTGATLKGKVWYRTETQLGLTVADYAEHGDGLLVMARQAQLEGVREHPGAQIIVSSYGLGTAAFEAIGSQWDSFMEDHFPEG; encoded by the coding sequence ATGGCGACCACCCAGCTCTCTGTCCTTGTTAACGCAGATGCCGAACAGTTGTGGCTCATGCTCCGTGAACCGGGCCGACTCGCGCAATGGCACGGGTGGGAAATGGAAGGTCTGGATGATGAAATCCAGCAAATCTATTACTCCAACGTGACCGAGCATCCCGATCACCTGCGCCTGGATCTGGAAATGGGCGACGTGTTCACGCTGGAGCCGCGGCCAGATGGCACCCTATTGACCCTCACCCGCGGCGAGGCCACGGGTGAATGGGCCAAGTATGACGATGACATCACCGAGGGCTGGACCATGTTCCTGCAGCAGCTGAAATTCGCAGTGGAGCACCATCCCAGGACCCCGCGCCGAACCATCTATGTTGACGGCACCAGCTCTGCGCACACCAACCTCTGGGATGCCCTGGGCATTGACACCGGGTGGCTGCCCGATCCCGGCGAACCGTATGAACTCACACTCAACACAGGGGCAACCCTGAAGGGCAAGGTTTGGTATCGCACCGAAACTCAGCTGGGCCTGACGGTGGCGGACTACGCCGAGCACGGTGACGGACTGCTGGTGATGGCCCGCCAAGCACAGCTGGAGGGAGTCCGTGAGCATCCCGGCGCCCAAATCATCGTCAGCAGCTACGGGCTGGGAACTGCGGCCTTTGAAGCCATCGGTTCACAATGGGACTCCTTCATGGAAGACCACTTCCCCGAGGGCTGA
- a CDS encoding NUDIX hydrolase family protein, giving the protein MSVRTPDPYPGWLSDEDLYEARNRLPMVYVEAVPVRLDPLGYVNEVGLLLQADDEGSMVRTLVSGRVLYRETIRAALIRHIEKDLGPLAFPQLPVSPVPFTVAEYLPSPSQTGFTDERQHAVAMVYVIPVTGECEPRQDALELTWMTPEEVLSPGVQEEFVGGRGSLVRQAISYAGLGR; this is encoded by the coding sequence ATGAGCGTTCGCACACCTGATCCTTATCCCGGCTGGCTGTCCGATGAAGACCTGTACGAAGCCCGAAACCGGCTTCCCATGGTCTATGTGGAAGCCGTTCCGGTGCGTCTTGATCCCCTCGGCTACGTCAACGAGGTTGGATTGCTGCTGCAGGCCGACGACGAAGGTTCCATGGTGCGCACCCTGGTCTCCGGGCGTGTTCTGTACCGTGAAACCATTCGCGCCGCCCTGATCCGCCACATTGAAAAGGATCTGGGGCCGCTCGCGTTCCCGCAGCTTCCAGTAAGCCCTGTCCCGTTCACCGTGGCCGAATATCTGCCTTCCCCCTCTCAGACGGGCTTCACCGACGAGCGCCAGCATGCCGTGGCCATGGTCTACGTGATCCCGGTGACGGGTGAATGCGAACCCCGCCAAGACGCGCTTGAACTGACCTGGATGACACCGGAAGAAGTCCTGAGCCCCGGCGTGCAGGAAGAGTTCGTGGGCGGCCGCGGCTCGTTGGTGCGTCAGGCGATCTCCTACGCAGGGTTGGGGCGCTAG
- a CDS encoding MarR family winged helix-turn-helix transcriptional regulator, whose translation MTDANDSVQQMQYELMLLSRYQLRPHPRDTPMIERSAYLLLSRLELVDPMTLKELSHALRLDTSTVHRQLGALLRLGYVEYVPGAAGEVARRVAPTTQGLAALVQTRATYEAGLRGVVGTWPEKKRQQLMVLLREFNQDVETMEDAPWPRLGDAALSGTAQG comes from the coding sequence ATGACGGACGCCAATGATTCGGTACAGCAGATGCAATACGAACTCATGCTTCTATCCCGGTATCAGCTCCGCCCCCACCCGCGGGATACGCCCATGATCGAGCGCTCGGCCTATTTGTTGTTGAGCAGGCTTGAGCTGGTGGATCCGATGACGCTCAAGGAACTCTCGCACGCCTTGCGCCTTGACACTTCCACGGTGCATCGCCAGCTGGGGGCACTATTGCGTTTGGGGTATGTGGAATACGTGCCGGGAGCGGCAGGCGAAGTGGCCCGCCGCGTAGCTCCCACAACACAAGGGCTCGCGGCCTTGGTCCAGACAAGGGCAACTTACGAGGCAGGGCTCCGCGGAGTAGTGGGCACGTGGCCCGAGAAAAAGCGGCAGCAGCTCATGGTGCTCTTGCGGGAGTTCAACCAGGATGTGGAAACAATGGAGGATGCGCCTTGGCCGCGGTTAGGCGACGCTGCGCTTTCGGGCACTGCGCAGGGCTGA
- the tgt gene encoding tRNA guanosine(34) transglycosylase Tgt — protein MPTPETVTDLITPAHTTEPHSVPGGPASQAEFGFEVTTRLNETCAPDADAIERNGGKFQGRTGVITTPHGTIKTPAFIAVGTKATVKSVLPESMTELGAQALLSNAYHLYLQPGADILDAAGGLGKFMNWQGPTFTDSGGFQVMSLGSGFKKVINMDAAASSPHAGADDSVAVGKERLAHIDDDGVWFKSHLNGDMHRFSPEISMQVQHQIGADIMFAFDELTTLLNSRGYQEMSLERTRLWALRCIDEHFRLTEDRVGKPYQALFGVIQGAQYEDLRRKASHDLGEMNFDGYGIGGALEKENLGTIVRWCSEELPENKPRHLLGISEPDDIFTAIENGADTFDCVSPTRVARTSAFYTPDGRFNLSGAKYKRDFTPLSDECDCYTCENYTRAYIHHLYKAKEMVSATLISIHNERFVVKMVDDARLAIEDGTFFAFKAEALRRYYPKR, from the coding sequence ATGCCCACCCCAGAAACCGTCACGGATCTCATCACGCCAGCGCACACCACCGAACCGCACTCCGTCCCCGGCGGGCCGGCGTCACAGGCTGAATTCGGCTTTGAGGTCACCACCCGGCTGAACGAGACGTGCGCTCCTGACGCCGATGCCATTGAACGCAATGGCGGCAAATTCCAGGGCCGAACTGGCGTCATCACAACACCGCACGGCACCATTAAGACCCCGGCATTCATCGCCGTGGGCACCAAGGCCACCGTGAAATCCGTGTTGCCGGAATCCATGACAGAACTCGGCGCGCAGGCGTTGCTCTCCAACGCCTACCACCTGTACCTGCAGCCCGGCGCAGATATTTTGGACGCTGCCGGCGGGCTCGGCAAGTTTATGAATTGGCAGGGGCCCACATTCACCGACAGCGGCGGCTTCCAGGTCATGAGCCTGGGATCGGGATTCAAGAAGGTCATCAACATGGATGCGGCCGCGTCCTCCCCACATGCCGGAGCCGATGATTCGGTGGCCGTGGGCAAGGAGCGCCTGGCCCATATTGACGACGACGGCGTCTGGTTCAAGTCCCACCTCAACGGTGACATGCACCGCTTCAGCCCCGAAATTTCGATGCAGGTTCAGCATCAAATTGGTGCCGACATCATGTTTGCCTTCGATGAGCTGACCACTCTGCTGAACTCGCGCGGCTACCAGGAGATGTCGCTGGAGCGGACCCGGCTGTGGGCCCTGCGCTGCATTGACGAGCACTTCCGCCTCACCGAGGACCGCGTGGGCAAGCCGTACCAGGCGCTCTTTGGCGTGATCCAGGGCGCCCAGTATGAGGATCTGCGGCGCAAGGCCTCGCACGATCTGGGCGAAATGAACTTTGACGGATACGGCATTGGCGGGGCCCTGGAGAAGGAGAATCTGGGCACCATTGTGCGCTGGTGCTCCGAGGAATTGCCGGAGAACAAGCCCCGCCACCTGCTGGGCATCTCCGAACCGGACGACATCTTCACGGCCATCGAAAACGGGGCAGACACCTTTGACTGTGTCTCCCCCACCCGTGTGGCCCGCACCTCCGCGTTTTACACCCCGGACGGCCGCTTCAACCTCTCCGGCGCCAAGTACAAGCGTGATTTCACGCCCTTGTCCGACGAGTGCGATTGCTACACCTGCGAAAACTACACCCGCGCGTACATCCACCACCTGTACAAGGCCAAGGAGATGGTGTCGGCCACCTTGATCTCCATCCACAACGAACGCTTTGTGGTCAAGATGGTCGACGACGCCCGCCTGGCCATCGAGGACGGCACGTTCTTCGCGTTCAAGGCCGAAGCCCTGCGCCGCTACTACCCGAAGCGGTAG
- a CDS encoding glycoside hydrolase family 76 protein — protein MTGFDAHARNPATTWAALAAEAGADVNTRFGHRLMGIPGTWIGALEAGAAEGPDAHLPSGRRRRTDTRQRPWSQWHYWWQSHYLDSIIDAAFQALSQADRITARAALRQARQLLRGILIRNFGVFPNYYFDDMAWLALAAGRLNALSVRLEARSSPLALHAVKTLTKQLHGAHDSVVGGGIYWSRKRDFKNTPANGPAALHFARMGESDTAGAIVGWLRAELFDPETGLYLDGIHPSATGRDVERTVYTYNQGPILAALLKLGRPQDLTDATALIEAVGRGLHTPGQGLRLEPGGDGSLFTGILCRYLALAAQDLRLPARSRETASTMVLETAARLGGEPPAQLSAAVQRWTVLAAAASL, from the coding sequence ATGACTGGCTTTGACGCACACGCCCGCAACCCGGCCACCACGTGGGCCGCGCTCGCCGCAGAGGCCGGCGCAGACGTGAACACCCGCTTTGGCCACCGCCTGATGGGAATACCCGGAACCTGGATTGGCGCCTTGGAAGCAGGCGCAGCAGAAGGTCCCGATGCCCACCTTCCCTCCGGCCGGCGGCGTCGAACGGATACGCGCCAACGGCCGTGGTCCCAATGGCATTACTGGTGGCAATCGCACTATCTCGACTCCATCATCGATGCCGCGTTCCAGGCGTTGTCTCAAGCAGATCGGATTACCGCTCGCGCAGCGTTGCGCCAGGCCCGACAGCTTCTCAGGGGCATCTTGATCCGCAACTTTGGGGTGTTTCCCAACTACTACTTCGATGACATGGCTTGGCTGGCGCTCGCAGCGGGGAGACTCAACGCGCTCTCTGTGCGCCTGGAGGCCAGAAGCTCACCGCTTGCGCTTCATGCTGTCAAGACTTTGACCAAGCAGCTGCACGGCGCCCACGATTCCGTGGTGGGCGGTGGCATTTACTGGTCCCGAAAACGCGATTTCAAAAACACCCCCGCCAACGGACCGGCTGCTCTTCATTTTGCCCGCATGGGCGAATCGGACACTGCCGGGGCAATTGTGGGCTGGTTACGCGCAGAGCTCTTCGATCCAGAGACGGGACTGTATCTCGACGGTATCCACCCGTCGGCCACGGGCCGGGACGTGGAGCGCACCGTCTACACCTACAACCAGGGGCCCATCCTGGCCGCACTCCTGAAACTTGGCCGGCCGCAAGACCTCACCGATGCAACGGCACTGATCGAGGCTGTTGGCCGGGGCCTCCACACGCCCGGTCAAGGCCTGCGGCTGGAGCCAGGCGGAGACGGCAGCCTTTTTACTGGAATCCTCTGCAGGTATCTGGCGCTCGCGGCCCAGGACTTGCGGCTGCCGGCACGAAGCCGGGAGACGGCGTCGACCATGGTCCTCGAGACGGCTGCCCGGCTCGGCGGCGAACCACCCGCCCAGCTTTCGGCGGCAGTGCAGCGCTGGACAGTTCTCGCGGCGGCGGCCTCCCTCTAG